Proteins encoded by one window of Kribbella flavida DSM 17836:
- a CDS encoding AfsR/SARP family transcriptional regulator, whose protein sequence is MTGELRFQVLRSPLVTVDGAEVVLAAKPRVLLLGLLLRAGTPVPVSRLAEILWGERLPRHVRASVQTLVSRLRSALGDHGEVVRSSDRGYLVALADDQLDLLRYQRLLASAGASGDEQHEAELLQAALGLWDDDALTGFDSDVLEREEVAGLRESRLTALERRIALDLGLGRHVEIVPELRSLTAKYPMRERLWTYLVLALSRSGRQSDALAAYREVDRLLADQLGIRPGRELQDAHQAVLLGESEAAGGTELPASANWQVCNQLPMAPSHFSGREDEAKELQAVITGADGDIPVAVVSGVPGVGKSALAIRVAHQAAPLFPDGQWYVPLGGAGREPRKPGPVLADLLTAGGIGPHEVPQGLDARAALLRARLARRRVLIVLDDAADPDQVRPLLPGTKSSAVIVTSRRRLSGLTALLGARGRHLNQLTAQESATLLTGLVGPGRLHPAEVDELTELCGHLPLALRITAARLLVETDVSRHLHDLRQGSRLDGLVLDDDPNIAVRAAFGVSFRSLGSSAARLFNLLGLVAGPDFTVDVAAALLATKDATAAEVLQQLAEASLVDEYRPGRYVMHDLLRSYAEEQVAALPSGESARLRLLHHYLDNLVAAVAVIAPRAAFLPVQRPTPPVRRTVGEALAWLDAERANLVAAAADASRYGPYELGWQLADRLMGYFSGRGHAGDWRTAAEAGLRAADAAGHTQALGAMHRSLAMMFSGTGDLRSSRETALLALEEYRRAGDLVGEYRTVNHLGIVEATLSSGSVALGYFQHAAELATRAGDLRYAATTRLNVAAMLRQTGRLDEALPAVREAMRLFEQVGPLPGQYVLHAAAHIHQERGELDEALALQQEEVAALRRHELRQALGESLDRLAAIHRDRGEYEQAREIAQEAVDTAVDVNDQLVECHARATLGDTLQGAGCPQAAITQYDVAGSIAERIGSAEIEVRALLGHATARLSLTDVETALPLAEAAAARAAELDLPVLRGRVLSALAEVRRAAQLTDAAEEAAREAVALLEPSGALLHLAHARRIVESVRAGR, encoded by the coding sequence GTGACAGGCGAGCTGCGTTTCCAGGTCCTCCGGTCGCCGCTGGTCACCGTCGACGGCGCGGAAGTCGTCCTGGCGGCGAAACCGCGGGTGCTGCTCCTCGGCCTGCTGCTGCGAGCCGGTACGCCGGTGCCGGTCAGCCGGCTCGCGGAGATCCTGTGGGGTGAGCGGTTGCCGCGGCACGTCCGTGCCTCGGTGCAGACTCTCGTGTCCCGGCTCCGATCGGCGCTCGGCGACCACGGCGAGGTGGTTCGAAGCTCCGACCGCGGCTACCTGGTCGCCCTGGCCGATGACCAACTCGACCTGCTCCGGTACCAGCGGCTGCTGGCCTCGGCCGGCGCGAGCGGTGACGAGCAGCACGAGGCGGAGCTGCTGCAGGCGGCCCTCGGTCTCTGGGACGACGACGCGCTGACCGGCTTCGACTCCGACGTGTTGGAGCGGGAGGAGGTGGCCGGTCTCCGGGAGAGCCGGCTGACCGCCCTGGAACGGCGGATCGCCCTCGACCTCGGCCTGGGGCGGCACGTCGAGATCGTGCCCGAGCTTCGATCGCTGACCGCGAAGTACCCGATGCGGGAACGGCTGTGGACGTACCTGGTGCTCGCACTGTCGCGCAGCGGGCGGCAGTCCGACGCGCTGGCAGCGTACCGGGAGGTGGATCGGCTGCTTGCGGACCAGCTGGGGATCCGGCCGGGGCGTGAGCTTCAGGACGCGCATCAGGCCGTGCTGCTGGGTGAGTCGGAAGCTGCCGGCGGCACCGAGCTACCGGCCTCGGCGAACTGGCAGGTGTGCAACCAGTTGCCGATGGCACCTTCGCATTTCAGTGGCCGTGAGGACGAGGCGAAAGAGCTGCAGGCCGTCATCACCGGCGCCGACGGCGACATCCCGGTGGCGGTGGTGTCCGGTGTACCGGGAGTGGGCAAGTCGGCCTTGGCCATCCGGGTCGCCCACCAGGCGGCGCCGCTGTTCCCGGACGGTCAGTGGTACGTGCCGCTGGGCGGTGCGGGTCGCGAGCCGCGGAAGCCGGGGCCGGTGCTGGCCGATCTGCTGACCGCCGGCGGGATCGGTCCGCACGAGGTGCCGCAGGGCTTGGACGCCCGGGCCGCGCTGCTGCGGGCCCGGCTGGCGCGCCGCCGGGTCCTGATCGTGCTGGACGACGCGGCCGATCCGGACCAGGTCCGACCGCTGCTGCCGGGGACGAAGTCGTCCGCCGTGATCGTAACGAGCCGTCGGCGGCTGAGTGGTTTGACGGCGCTGCTCGGTGCCCGTGGACGTCATCTGAACCAGCTGACCGCCCAGGAGTCGGCGACTCTGCTCACCGGGCTCGTCGGGCCCGGCCGACTTCACCCGGCCGAGGTGGACGAGCTCACCGAGCTCTGCGGCCATCTGCCGCTGGCGCTGCGGATCACCGCTGCCCGTCTGCTGGTGGAGACGGACGTGTCCCGGCATCTGCACGACCTGCGGCAGGGCAGCAGGCTGGACGGACTGGTTCTGGACGACGATCCGAACATCGCCGTACGGGCTGCGTTCGGCGTCTCCTTCCGCAGTCTCGGGTCGTCGGCGGCACGACTCTTCAACCTGCTCGGGCTCGTCGCCGGCCCGGACTTCACGGTCGACGTGGCAGCCGCTCTGCTCGCCACCAAGGACGCGACGGCCGCCGAGGTGCTCCAGCAGCTGGCCGAGGCTTCGCTCGTCGACGAGTACCGCCCCGGCCGGTACGTGATGCACGATCTGCTCCGGAGCTACGCCGAGGAACAGGTCGCGGCGCTCCCCAGCGGTGAGTCGGCGCGGCTTCGCTTGCTGCACCACTACCTCGACAACCTGGTGGCTGCAGTCGCGGTGATAGCACCCAGGGCGGCCTTCCTGCCGGTCCAGCGCCCAACACCCCCGGTACGGCGTACTGTCGGCGAGGCGCTTGCCTGGCTGGACGCCGAACGGGCCAACCTGGTCGCGGCGGCCGCGGACGCCTCGCGGTACGGGCCGTACGAGCTCGGCTGGCAACTGGCGGACCGGCTGATGGGGTACTTCAGCGGACGAGGCCACGCCGGGGACTGGCGGACGGCGGCCGAGGCCGGGCTGCGGGCCGCCGATGCGGCCGGGCACACCCAAGCGCTCGGGGCGATGCACCGGTCCCTGGCGATGATGTTCTCCGGCACCGGCGACCTGCGGTCGTCCCGGGAGACCGCGCTGCTCGCGCTGGAGGAGTACCGGCGAGCCGGTGACCTGGTCGGCGAGTACCGCACGGTGAACCATCTCGGCATCGTCGAAGCCACCCTGTCGTCCGGCTCTGTTGCCCTCGGCTACTTCCAACACGCGGCCGAGCTGGCCACGCGGGCCGGCGACCTGCGGTACGCGGCGACCACCAGGCTCAACGTGGCCGCGATGTTGCGGCAGACCGGACGGCTGGACGAGGCCCTGCCGGCGGTGCGCGAAGCCATGCGGTTGTTCGAGCAGGTGGGACCTCTCCCCGGCCAGTACGTCCTGCACGCCGCCGCCCACATCCACCAGGAACGCGGCGAGCTGGACGAGGCCCTGGCCCTCCAGCAGGAGGAGGTCGCCGCCCTACGCCGTCACGAGCTACGGCAGGCGCTGGGCGAGTCGCTCGACCGGCTGGCCGCGATCCACCGCGACCGCGGCGAGTACGAGCAGGCCCGGGAGATCGCCCAAGAGGCCGTCGACACCGCGGTCGACGTAAACGACCAGCTGGTCGAGTGTCACGCCCGGGCCACCCTCGGCGACACGCTGCAGGGAGCGGGGTGCCCGCAGGCCGCGATCACGCAGTACGACGTCGCGGGGTCGATCGCCGAACGTATCGGCTCGGCCGAGATCGAGGTCCGGGCGCTTCTGGGCCACGCCACCGCAAGGCTGAGCCTGACCGATGTCGAAACGGCGCTGCCCCTGGCGGAAGCCGCCGCTGCCCGCGCCGCCGAGCTGGACCTGCCTGTCCTGCGTGGCCGGGTCCTCAGCGCACTGGCCGAAGTGCGGAGGGCAGCGCAGCTCACCGACGCGGCCGAGGAAGCAGCCCGGGAAGCCGTCGCCTTGCTGGAACCGTCCGGAGCGCTTCTCCACCTGGCCCATGCCCGCCGGATCGTGGAGTCCGTCCGCGCCGGCCGCTAG
- a CDS encoding type II toxin-antitoxin system Phd/YefM family antitoxin, translated as MDALGLRELRQNASDLVRRAEAGEHLVITVSGRPAAVLGPAERDHWRRYDEVADVLRVRSDDEWAADRELVDDELRDPWTAVEDT; from the coding sequence GTGGACGCCTTGGGACTGCGCGAGCTGCGGCAGAACGCGAGTGACCTGGTCCGCCGGGCGGAAGCCGGGGAACATCTGGTGATCACCGTCTCCGGCCGGCCGGCCGCCGTGCTCGGACCGGCTGAGCGAGACCACTGGCGTCGGTACGACGAGGTCGCGGACGTCCTTCGGGTCCGGTCCGATGACGAGTGGGCCGCCGACCGCGAGCTCGTCGACGACGAACTGCGCGATCCCTGGACGGCGGTGGAGGACACGTGA
- a CDS encoding DUF445 domain-containing protein: MATTMTLSGPDLVRRRGLRQMRAVALSLLVLAAIVYVLTLHRDGAWGYVNAASEAAMVGALADWFAVTALFRHPLGLPIPHTAIVPTRKNSLAESLEQFVTENFLAESVVAEKMTSAQVSRRAGEWLAGGNHAERIVAEGARTVGVVLPKLGDADVTAFVRSSLLPRFAQEPLSPIAGHFLESVVDDGAHHALFDLVVDEAYAWLRDNRDTLADVVGPRAPRWSPRWVDSLVIDRIHREALTWLADVRDNQDHAARQAVDRLLGQFAADLQHDPAMMERFEAFKRRMLEHPDLAPSLTAVWDAVRTALIDAIADPSSTLQTRSVQAIQDLGKRLQTDDALRARVDTRAAEAVGYVVRTYGSEIVSVISDTIERWDGREASARIELHVGRDLQFIRINGTVVGALVGLVIHTVSEFL, from the coding sequence ATGGCGACGACGATGACCTTGAGCGGGCCCGACCTGGTGCGGCGGCGGGGGCTGCGGCAGATGCGGGCGGTCGCACTCTCGCTGCTCGTGCTCGCGGCGATCGTCTACGTGCTGACTCTGCACCGCGACGGCGCCTGGGGGTACGTGAACGCGGCGTCCGAGGCGGCGATGGTGGGTGCGCTGGCCGACTGGTTCGCGGTCACCGCGCTGTTCCGGCACCCGCTCGGGCTGCCGATCCCGCACACCGCGATCGTGCCGACCCGGAAGAACAGCCTGGCCGAGAGCCTGGAGCAGTTCGTCACCGAGAACTTTCTGGCCGAGTCCGTGGTCGCTGAGAAGATGACGTCCGCGCAGGTGAGCCGCCGGGCCGGGGAGTGGCTGGCCGGCGGCAACCACGCCGAGCGGATCGTCGCCGAAGGCGCTCGCACGGTCGGCGTCGTGCTGCCGAAGCTCGGGGACGCCGACGTCACCGCCTTCGTCCGCAGTTCGCTGCTGCCGCGGTTCGCGCAGGAGCCGTTGAGCCCGATCGCCGGGCACTTCCTGGAGTCGGTCGTCGACGACGGCGCGCACCACGCGTTGTTCGACCTGGTCGTGGACGAGGCGTACGCCTGGCTGCGGGACAACCGCGACACCCTCGCCGACGTGGTCGGGCCGCGGGCGCCGCGCTGGTCGCCGCGCTGGGTCGACTCGCTCGTCATCGACCGCATCCACCGCGAGGCGCTGACCTGGCTGGCCGACGTCCGCGACAACCAGGACCACGCCGCCCGGCAGGCCGTCGACCGGCTGCTCGGCCAGTTCGCCGCGGACCTGCAGCACGACCCGGCGATGATGGAACGCTTCGAGGCGTTCAAGCGCCGGATGCTCGAGCACCCCGACCTCGCCCCCAGCCTCACCGCCGTCTGGGACGCCGTCCGGACCGCCCTCATCGACGCGATCGCGGACCCGTCGAGCACCTTGCAGACCCGCTCGGTCCAGGCGATCCAGGACCTCGGCAAACGCCTGCAGACCGACGACGCCCTCCGGGCCAGGGTCGACACCCGCGCGGCCGAGGCGGTCGGCTACGTCGTCCGCACCTACGGCAGCGAGATCGTCTCGGTCATCTCCGACACCATCGAACGCTGGGACGGCCGCGAGGCCTCCGCCCGGATCGAGCTGCACGTCGGCCGCGACCTCCAGTTCATCCGCATCAACGGCACCGTCGTCGGCGCCCTGGTCGGCCTGGTCATCCACACCGTTAGCGAATTCCTCTGA
- a CDS encoding type II toxin-antitoxin system VapC family toxin, translating into MRAVLDTSVLIGGLAEPVDAELAISAISLAELHFGVLVAKTPQLRAERLRRVAAIERAFEALPVTAAVARTYGALAAAVVAAGRQPGGRSFDLLIAATAVTHEAVLYTCNPKDFLGLDDHLRVVAV; encoded by the coding sequence GTGAGGGCGGTGTTGGACACCAGTGTCCTCATCGGCGGCCTTGCGGAACCGGTCGACGCCGAGCTGGCGATCAGTGCGATCAGCCTGGCCGAACTGCACTTCGGTGTTCTGGTGGCGAAGACCCCGCAGCTTCGGGCTGAGCGGCTGCGGCGAGTGGCCGCGATCGAGCGTGCCTTCGAGGCGCTTCCAGTCACTGCCGCTGTCGCCCGGACGTACGGCGCCCTGGCCGCGGCCGTCGTCGCCGCCGGACGGCAGCCCGGAGGCCGGTCCTTCGACCTGCTGATCGCGGCCACGGCCGTCACCCACGAGGCTGTGCTCTACACCTGCAACCCCAAGGATTTCCTGGGGCTCGACGACCATCTTCGGGTCGTCGCCGTCTGA